GAAATATGCTGCGCATCAGGCATAAGCCGCCAGTATTTTTATAAGACTCGTAAAGTGCGTCAAAAGCAGCTTATTGATGAGGCTTTTATAATGGATTTGGTAAACCAGGAGCGTTCCTTGCAGCCTCAATTAGGCTGCAGAAAGCTCTTGTCGCTGATATCTGAGGACTTATCAGAAGCGGGGGTTAGTATAGGTCGAGATCGGTTTTTCGATTTGATGGGCAAGTTTAATAAGCTGATCAAGCCTAAAAGACGCAGCACCTCAACGACTAACAGCCGGCACAGGTTTCGGGTCTATAGTAATAAGCTTAAAGATATGAATCTGCAAGGCCCAAATGAGGCAATTGTAAGTGATATAACTTATATACGCACCGATCAGGGTTTTGTCTATCTTGCTCTTGTAATGGATGCCTTCAGCCGCAAGGTCATAGGTTATGATTGCAGTGATAGTCTTGAGGCCGAGGGTTGTTTAAGAGCCTTGAACCGAGCATTGAAGCAGATCCCCACCTCAGCAAAGGCGGTTCATCATTCCGATCGAGGCTGCCAGTACTGCTGCAATGCTTATATTGATATGCTCCAAGAAGCTGGTATTGGTATCAGCATGACAGAAGATAAACATTGTTATGAAAATGCTAAGGCAGAGCGGCTTAACGGAATAATGAAACATGAATATGGTTTGTGCAATACCTTTGCGAAAAAGGAACATGCCTATGAGGCAGTAAAACAAGCGGTGTTGCTTTATAATACCCGCCGCCCGCATGCAGCATTAGGCTATCGAATACCAGAGGCGGTGCACTTGGCAGCGTGATATATTCCTCCGTTCCGGTCGCCCTTCGGGCTCCCTCCACTACGGAATATATCGTTAAATCGTAATAGAAAAGAGAAAAGAAAAGTGTCAACTTTAAACCAGGACTTGACATCATTAGCGAGAAATTAGTGCCGATTAGCGGCTGAAAACATCTCTCTCATATTCAAAAATCCTGTAGATCTTTGCTCCGCAGCCAAAGCGGTTCGGGGCTGTAAAACCTGTCAAAAAACCTCCGTGTAACCTGTGGATTATATGTGTCCACAGTTGTGAAAGTGTTTCCATGCTCTTCGAGTTTGGCTTTTGGTAGTGAGTAATCTTTCCCTCCCTTCAGCACAAAAGTGTATCCGGAAGGCTCGTCCACATTACTCTTTTCTTTTCTTATTCTTTTATGGTCTAATTTTTGAACCGGTTCCGGTCTAATTTTTAGACCACTGCCGGTACAGTTTTTAGACCGGTCTAATTTTTGAACCGGTCTATTTTTTAGACCACTACTGGTGCAGTTTTTAGACCAGTCTGGTTTTTGAACCGGTCTCATTTTTAGACCACTGCCGGTGCAGTTTTTAGACCAGTCCGATTTTTGAACCGGTCTCATTTTTAGACCACTTTTATATGTGTTAGATTTGCCTCTGCCCGTTCGATTAACTTCCAAGTTTAAATAGGGACAGTTACCCATTTATTGATGCGTGGCGAGTGGCAGAGTGGCAGAGTGGCAGAGTGGCAGAGTGGCAGAGCTGCAAGTCCGCCTGCGGCGGATGGCTGAGTGGCGAGTAGCTGAGTGGCGAGTAGCTCGTGGCAAAATCATTAGTGAAAAATTAGTGCAGATTAGTGGTTAGTAAATCCTTAGTGCTGCTTAGCGCTGCTTAGTGGCTTATAAATCTCAGCGGGGATTAGCGGCTGAAAACATCTCTCTCATATTTTTTCCTCTCCCCTCCGTTTCCTCCGATACCTCCGTGTAAAAATCAATTTAAACATCAGAGCAAGATTATGTATTGCGTTTAAGCGTCCTGCCGGCAGAGAGCCTTCCCTCTCATTTATGCGTTTGTCCTCCTCCAATGTGAATTTGATTTATACCGAGCCTGTCCGCCGAAGGCGGGAAGGACTCGGAGGATCACGGAGGAGGATGTGATAAAGATAGTGGCCTGTGGCAGAGTGGCAAGTGGCAGAGCTGCAAGTCCGCCTGCGGCGGATGGCTCGTGGCAAAATTATTAGTGAAAAATTAGTGCTGATTAGCGGCTGAAAAATTTTCTCTCCGCCTTTTCCTATATTAAATATTTATCCTGTAAATCTTGTAAATCCCGTCAAAAAATCTCCCCTCTCCGCCTGCGGCTGGTGAATGTTTTTATTTTCAAAAGGTGCTAATTGAATACAATTGAAAATTCTAAACGGAATTAACAGGGCTTAAGAGCTTGAGTTTAAAAGATATACACAGCCAGAATCATATAATAACCGCCTTTGAAGACTGTCTTAACGCCGGCAGGCTCGGCCAGTCTTTTATATTTGCCGGTCAGGACGGCGTTGGGCGTTTCAAATGCGCCAGCGAGATCGCCAAGCTTCTTCTTTGCGAAAACCCCGCCAAAACCGAGCAAAACGGCAAGGCCTTTCAAGACAGCTGCGGGCAGTGCAGAAGCTGCAAGCTATTTGAATCGGGCAGCCACCCAGACTTCAAACACATATACAAAGAGCTTAACAAGTATTCTGAGATCCCCGAAATCAGAAAGAAATCTCCTAGCGAGTTTCTCATCAGCGTAGTGCGTGAATTCTTCGTTGACAAGGCGGGGAAGAAGCCGCAGCTTGCGGGGAAAACAGTATTCGTTCTATCCGAAGCCGAAAAGCTCAACCAAAGCGCTCAAAACGCAATCCTCAAAACGCTTGAAGAGCCCCCGCCTCACTGCATTATAATCCTGATCTGCACGCGAACCGACCGACTTCTTGAAACGATACTCTCCCGCTGCCAAGTCTATAACTTTGCCCCTGTAGAAAAGAATATAATCGCCCGTGAGCTGTCACGCAGGGGGGTTGAGCAGAATGAGGCGTTTTTCTGGGCAGGGTTCACATCCGGCAGCCTCGGGAAGAGCTTAGAGCTGAGCAGCCTCGAGGCAAACTGTTATTCAATCAAGACAGAGCTGCTCGAAAAGCTGGAATCCTTCAGCCTTGCAGACGCTGTAGAGCTGGCTGAATGGCTGGGAGGATGCTCTGGAGAAATCGCCGGCGCTGTTGGAAAAATCAGCGGCTCAGAAGGAAAGGCAGGCCTCAAGCGGCATGCCCAAACGATAACTCTGAATATGGTTATGTCTGCTGCGATTGATGCGATGAAGAATGCAGCAGGAAGCGAGGAGCTGATAAATCACGACCAGCCCGAAGTGATTGCGTCTCTAAGCGAAAAGATTGATCCCTATAAGGCCTCAAAACTAGTGGAAGATATCAACTCGAGCATCTCTATGGTCTATAGCTATGTCAATGAAAAATTGATTTTTGAGGATATTCTGATAAACTTCGCCCGAACAAAAGAATGATTTTTTTACCACAGCGCGGCTGTAACGGTACAGCAGCTGAATTAGATATTTGACAGCAAGGCTTAAAAGCACAATTATGACAGATAAATCACATAATAAACATACCAAAAAGATGCTTGTCCGATACGGCAAACTCGGATTTCTCGGGTGGTTCAGCCACAGCGAGCAGAGCTTGCCGAAGACAAGAACGAAAGTTATCATAAAAACTGAACGCGGTCTTGAATTAGGCGAGCTTGTAGGAGCTAACAGTTCATACTTTCACGGGAATTTCAAGGGCAACTTCAACACCCTGCAGGAATACTTCGAACTCGACCACCCGGACTATCCGCTGGCCGAGGGAGGGGAGTTTGTGCGAATCGCAACAGCTCAGGACATTAACGAAGCCCAGCACGTGCGTGAATCTGCCGGCGAGGAGCTCAAGATCTGCCGGGAATACGTAGATAAGCTTGGGCTCAAGATGAAGATTGTGGATTTCGAGCATATCTTTGGCGGAGAGCGAATCGTTTTCTACTTCCTCGCAGACGGCCGCGTGGATTTCAGGGAGCTGGTAAAGCAGCTCGCTCAGGAATTCCAGACGAGAATCGAAATGCGGCAGATCGGGGCAAGAGATGAGGCGAGGCTGATCAGCGATATCGAAACCTGCGGACAGGAATGCTGCTGCAGGAGATACCTGAAAATCCTAAAGCCTGTCAATATGCGTATGGCGAAAACCCAAAAAGCCACGCTCGACCCCTCCAAAATCAGCGGACACTGCGGCAGGCTGAGGTGCTGCCTGAGATACGAGGACAAAACTTATCAGGAGCTTAAGAAAGAGCTGCCCAATAGGCAGAGCTGGGTTAAAACTCCCGCAGGTTTCGGCAGAGTGATAGACTATCAGATCCTCACTCAGCTTCTGCAGATTCAGTACGAAGACGGGAAAATGGAAGCCCTTCCCGCTGATGAGGTTGAGGTGCTTGAGGGTATGCCCGATGAGGTGAGAATCTCAAGAGAAGCGGCCAGATCAAAACAGCAGCCTGAGCAAAGCTCCCGCAGCTCAGATTCTCAATCCGGCAATGGCAAGGAACAAACCTCATCCGAAGACAGCAGCTCAAACCAGAATGATGAACACAGCGGCGGGTCTGAAGGCCAAAACGGGAAAAAACAGCAAAACCGCAAAGGCAGAAAAGGAAAGAACAAAAGGACAAGAAGCTCCCGTCAAAACGAAGATAAAGACTCTCAGCCGGAGCAGAAAGATGAAAATCCCGCTGAGCCCGCCGAGAGTTAATCATAATTGAAAGAGAGCAGACTTAATTGAATTTCAGCGAAATTAGAGGTTATATATGCCCCGAAACATTGTAGTTACATCCGCCCTGCCATACGCAAACGGGCCAATCCACATCGGCCACCTCGTCGAATACATCCAGACAGATATTTGGGTGCGTTTCCAGAAGCTCAGCGGAAACCGCTGCCTGTATTTCTGCGCAGACGACACGCACGGAACGCCAATTATGCTCAGCGCAAGAAAGCAGGGCATAAAGCCCGAAGAGCTGATAGAAAAGGTTCACAGCGAACACCGTGATGATTTCAGCACATTCGGGGTGGAATTCGAGAACTACTACACAACCCACTCCCCGGAGAACAGGGAGCTCAGCTCCCAGATCTTCCTCAAGCTCAAGGAAAAGGGCTCTATCGAAACAAGGGAAGTGGCGCAGGCTTATTGCGAGAGCTGCTCTATGTTTCTCCCGGACAGATTCATTGTTGGGAAATGCCCGAAATGCGGGGCCGAAGAGCAGTATGGCGATTCATGCGATAAATGCGGCAGTACATACTCGCCAACCGAGCTGATAAACCCGCGATGCGCAATCTGCGGGGGCGAGCCGACAACAAAAACCTCCAAGCACTACTTCTTCCGTCTCGGCGATTATGAAAATCAGCTCAAAGAGGTGCTTGCCTCAGGCCATGCGCATCCATCTGTGCTGAAAAAGCTCGATGAATGGTTTGATGCCGGCCTGCGGGACTGGGACATCTCAAGAGACGGGCCTTATTTCGGTTTCCGCATTCCGGGTGAGGAAAATAAATTCTTCTATGTTTGGCTTGATGCCCCGATCGGCTATATGGCTTCATGCAAGAATTGGTGCGATAAGAACGGCTTTGATTTAGCAGAGGTGTGGAACAGCCCCGACTGGGAGCTTTATCACTTCATCGGCAAGGATATTATGTATTTCCACGCGCTCTTCTGGCCTGCAATGCTTATGGGCAGCGGAAACAAAATTGCAGACAAGCTCTTCGTACACGGCTTTCTCACCGTTGACGGCGAGAAGATGAGCAAGAGCAAAGGCACGTTCATAAAGGCCAAAACCTTCCAGAAGCACCTGAACCCTGAGTGTTTGAGGTACTACTATGCCTGCAAGCTCAGCGACGGAGTGGAGGATATAGACCTGAGCCTTGAGGATTTCCAGTCCCGCGTGAACGCTGATCTTATCGGGAATCTTGTGAACCTTGCAAGCAGGTCTATCCCAATGCTCAAAAAGAAGCTCGGCGGACAGCTCGGCGAGATGGACGAAGAAGGCAGGGAGATGGTAAACGAGATACTTCAGGCGAAGGATTCAATCTCTCAGAGCTATGAAACGCTCAAGTTTTCACAGGCGGTAAGGCAGATAATTAACCTTGCAGGCAGCGTGAACAGGTATTTCGATAAGCAGCAGCCTTGGATCACGGTTAAGGAAGATAAGGACAAGACACTCAAAACCCTCACTGCAGTTGTTAATGCGGTTAATGCCCTTAATATTTATATCAAGCCGGTAGTTCCCAAGCTCTCTGAAAAGCTTGAAAAGATTCTCGGCTGCGAGAATCAGGGCTTTAAAGACATCGCAATCCTGCCGGAGGGGCACGAGGTGAACAAATTCAAAAGACTGATGAACAGAATTGAAAAGGAGAATATAGAGGCTATGATAGAAGAATCAAAATCAGAGCAGGAGAACCAGCAGACCGAGCAGAAGCCGGAAAATCAGCTCGATGAGCCTCTTGCACCGGAATGCAGCTTTGATGATTTTATGAAGGTTGACCTTCGCGTGGCAGAGGTTAAGAAGGCCGAACCTGTTGAAGGGGCAGATAAACTGCTGCATCTCCAGCTTGATATAGGCGGAATAACTAAAAACGTATTCGCAGGAATTTCCAAGGCCTACAAACCCGAAGACCTTGAAGGCAGGCTCGTTGTGTGCGTTGCGAATCTCGCTCCGCGGAAGATGCGTTTCGGCGTGTCTGAGGGTATGGTAGTGGCCTCGGGGCCGGGCGGTGAAGACGTATTCCTGCTCAGCCCAGACAGCGGGGCAAAGCCCGGCCAGCGCGTACACTAACCTAAGGACGCCGGAAAACATATGCTCAAATACCTGCTTTGTCTGCGATACCTGCTGAAAGTTCGTCTTGTTGTAATCAGCGTTCTTGCAGTAGCGCTGAGCTGCGGGCTCCTTGTTTCTATAAGCTCTGTATTCAGCGGCTTTATTGAGGCTGTTGAGAAAGGGGCATCCGATGCGATGGGCGATGCGGTTATCAGGCCTCATCCATCCCTGCAAATATCAAATTTCAGAGACCTTACCGGCAGGATAGAAAATATTGAAAACGTGCAGGCGGCTTCCGGACTGTTAAACGCTCAGGGGCTCGTGCTTATCGGCAGGGGAGAGGTGAAGAAGGCTCAGATCTGGGGAATCGATATTGAAAGTCAGGATGAGGTTACGGGCATACGCGATGATTTTATCAGCTCTGAAGGCAGGTTTGCAGAGGATTCAGCTGCCCTTTCTATCGGCCTGCTAACAAGCCCAGATCCGGTTACCGATAAGTATGATTTCGACAAGGCCAAGAGCTGGACGGGGAAAAATGCCCTCGTTCTCACCGGCAGGCAGGGCTCCGGCGAAGCTGCAGACTTCCGCAGAAGCGATCTGCGGGTTAAGATTGATGCGGTATCGTTCAGCGGGATAAACCAGTTCGATTCCTCAAGCGTTTACCTGCCTATAGAAACGCTCAGCACTGAGCTCTATCCCGAAAAGAATAAACCCCTCGCCGACACCATCCAGATCAGATTCGCAGAAGGGCTCAGCGAGAAGCAGCAGAGAAATCTTCTCTCGCGGATTCAAGCAGTTTGGTCGGATTTCGCAAGAAATGAGCTCGGCTGGCCGGCAAGCTGGGTGGGTTACAGTTCAATATCTCTTAGCAGAGATATGCAGAAACGCCTCGTTGCCGAATACCAAAAGCAGATGGATGTTCTGATGGCGGTGTTTTCAATCGTAAGCGGAGGCGTTGTACTGCTGATATTCTGCATATTCTATATGATTGTAATGGGCAGGCGGAAGGACATCGCAATCCTGCGCAGCTTCGGGCAGTCTCGCGGAGGCGTTGCGGGAGTTTATCTGCTGTTTGGGGTGTTTATAGCGATTGCAGGCATTGTGCTGGGAATCATATTCGGCTGGCTTTTCACCGAAAACATCAACACAATCGAAAACCTTATCAGCAGGCTTACAGGAGTGAAGATATGGAAGAGCAGTGTTTATATGTTCAGCAGAATCCCAAACACTCTGGACATTGTCTCTGCGATGAAGATATCCCTTTATGCCCTTGCCGCCTCGCTGGCAGGAGCCCTGCTCCCCGCTGTAATAGCTGCAAAGACAGACCCCGTAAAAACGCTCAGATACGAATAAGATGAATTCATTTGAATCAAAAGTGCTCAGCGCTTTGGAAAGCGTGAAAGAATTGCATC
This window of the Sedimentisphaera salicampi genome carries:
- the metG gene encoding methionine--tRNA ligase, with the translated sequence MPRNIVVTSALPYANGPIHIGHLVEYIQTDIWVRFQKLSGNRCLYFCADDTHGTPIMLSARKQGIKPEELIEKVHSEHRDDFSTFGVEFENYYTTHSPENRELSSQIFLKLKEKGSIETREVAQAYCESCSMFLPDRFIVGKCPKCGAEEQYGDSCDKCGSTYSPTELINPRCAICGGEPTTKTSKHYFFRLGDYENQLKEVLASGHAHPSVLKKLDEWFDAGLRDWDISRDGPYFGFRIPGEENKFFYVWLDAPIGYMASCKNWCDKNGFDLAEVWNSPDWELYHFIGKDIMYFHALFWPAMLMGSGNKIADKLFVHGFLTVDGEKMSKSKGTFIKAKTFQKHLNPECLRYYYACKLSDGVEDIDLSLEDFQSRVNADLIGNLVNLASRSIPMLKKKLGGQLGEMDEEGREMVNEILQAKDSISQSYETLKFSQAVRQIINLAGSVNRYFDKQQPWITVKEDKDKTLKTLTAVVNAVNALNIYIKPVVPKLSEKLEKILGCENQGFKDIAILPEGHEVNKFKRLMNRIEKENIEAMIEESKSEQENQQTEQKPENQLDEPLAPECSFDDFMKVDLRVAEVKKAEPVEGADKLLHLQLDIGGITKNVFAGISKAYKPEDLEGRLVVCVANLAPRKMRFGVSEGMVVASGPGGEDVFLLSPDSGAKPGQRVH
- the ricT gene encoding regulatory iron-sulfur-containing complex subunit RicT is translated as MTDKSHNKHTKKMLVRYGKLGFLGWFSHSEQSLPKTRTKVIIKTERGLELGELVGANSSYFHGNFKGNFNTLQEYFELDHPDYPLAEGGEFVRIATAQDINEAQHVRESAGEELKICREYVDKLGLKMKIVDFEHIFGGERIVFYFLADGRVDFRELVKQLAQEFQTRIEMRQIGARDEARLISDIETCGQECCCRRYLKILKPVNMRMAKTQKATLDPSKISGHCGRLRCCLRYEDKTYQELKKELPNRQSWVKTPAGFGRVIDYQILTQLLQIQYEDGKMEALPADEVEVLEGMPDEVRISREAARSKQQPEQSSRSSDSQSGNGKEQTSSEDSSSNQNDEHSGGSEGQNGKKQQNRKGRKGKNKRTRSSRQNEDKDSQPEQKDENPAEPAES
- a CDS encoding ATP-binding protein, whose translation is MSLKDIHSQNHIITAFEDCLNAGRLGQSFIFAGQDGVGRFKCASEIAKLLLCENPAKTEQNGKAFQDSCGQCRSCKLFESGSHPDFKHIYKELNKYSEIPEIRKKSPSEFLISVVREFFVDKAGKKPQLAGKTVFVLSEAEKLNQSAQNAILKTLEEPPPHCIIILICTRTDRLLETILSRCQVYNFAPVEKNIIARELSRRGVEQNEAFFWAGFTSGSLGKSLELSSLEANCYSIKTELLEKLESFSLADAVELAEWLGGCSGEIAGAVGKISGSEGKAGLKRHAQTITLNMVMSAAIDAMKNAAGSEELINHDQPEVIASLSEKIDPYKASKLVEDINSSISMVYSYVNEKLIFEDILINFARTKE
- a CDS encoding FtsX-like permease family protein, with product MLKYLLCLRYLLKVRLVVISVLAVALSCGLLVSISSVFSGFIEAVEKGASDAMGDAVIRPHPSLQISNFRDLTGRIENIENVQAASGLLNAQGLVLIGRGEVKKAQIWGIDIESQDEVTGIRDDFISSEGRFAEDSAALSIGLLTSPDPVTDKYDFDKAKSWTGKNALVLTGRQGSGEAADFRRSDLRVKIDAVSFSGINQFDSSSVYLPIETLSTELYPEKNKPLADTIQIRFAEGLSEKQQRNLLSRIQAVWSDFARNELGWPASWVGYSSISLSRDMQKRLVAEYQKQMDVLMAVFSIVSGGVVLLIFCIFYMIVMGRRKDIAILRSFGQSRGGVAGVYLLFGVFIAIAGIVLGIIFGWLFTENINTIENLISRLTGVKIWKSSVYMFSRIPNTLDIVSAMKISLYALAASLAGALLPAVIAAKTDPVKTLRYE